One segment of Panicum virgatum strain AP13 chromosome 3K, P.virgatum_v5, whole genome shotgun sequence DNA contains the following:
- the LOC120700714 gene encoding leucine-rich repeat protein 1-like: MALAAATRIEPIAAAVLIIMAIVVVASSSEPAAAANKDADALTALRNGLRDPDGALASWDASLGNPCTWFYVTCDGSNRVIRLDLGKLKLSGPLAPELGRLDQLQFMEIYENDIQGRIPSELGGLANLVGLDLHGNRISGPVPLALGNIRSLKLLDLSSNDLCGTIPTSGAFKDIPPSSFANNPRLHRGAPTNQTARSMMPVRSA; encoded by the exons atggcgctcgccgccgccacgagaATCGAGCCCATCGCCGCGGCCGTCCTCATCATCATGGCCATCGTCGTCGTGGCGTCGTCctcggagccggcggcggcggcgaacaagGACGCCGACGCGCTGACGGCGCTGCGCAACGGACTCAGGGACCCCGACGGCGCGCTCGCGAGCTGGGACGCCAGCCTGGGGAACCCGTGCACGTGGTTCTACGTCACGTGCGACGGCAGCAACCGGGTCATCCGCCT GGATCTTGGGAAACTGAAGCTGTCCGGCCCACTGGCGCCCGAGCTGGGGCGACTGGATCAGCTGCAGTTCAT GGAAATCTACGAGAACGACATCCAGGGGCGGATCCCGTCGGAGCTCGGCGGCCTGGCGAACCTGGTCGGCTTGGACCTGCACGGCAACCGCATCTCGGGACCCGTACCCTTGGCACTGGGGAACATCCGGTCGCTGAAACTCTT AGATCTCTCCAGCAATGACCTTTGCGGCACGATCCCGACGTCCGGAGCGTTCAAAGACATTCCTCCCAGCAG CTTCGCCAACAACCCGCGGCTGCATCGGGGGGCACCTACGAACCAAACTGCTAGATCGATGATGCCTGTCAGGTCAGCATGA
- the LOC120698310 gene encoding histone H3-8-like isoform X2, whose product MARTKHPAVRKSKEQPKKKLQFGRSPHGRATPTGGASTSATPASAAGTGERAAAGGTAGPQQQKVKKPHRWKPGTVALREIRKFQKSTEMLIPFAPFARLVREITEFYSRGNVTRWTPEAILAIQEAAEFHLIELFEVANLCAIHAKRVTIMQRDIQLARRIGGRRW is encoded by the exons ATGGCTCGCACCAAGCACCCGGCCGTGAGGAAATCGAAGGAGCagcccaagaagaagctccagTTCGGGCGCTCCCCGCACGGGAGGGCGACGCCGACAG GTGGAGCGAGCACATCGGCGACTCCG GCAAGCGCTGCAGGGACCGGGGAGAGAGCGGCGGCTGGAG GTACGGCGGGGCCGCAGCAGCAGAAGGTGAAGAAACCACACCGTTGGAAGCCAGGGACTGTAGCGCTGCGGGAGATCAGGAAGTTCCAGAAATCCACCGAGATGCTTATCCCCTTTGCACCATTTGCCCGTCTG GTGAGGGAGATCACTGAGTTCTACTCAAGGGGGAATGTGACACGCTGGACCCCGGAAGCCATCCTTGCAATACAAGAG GCAGCAGAATTCCACCTGATAGAACTGTTCGAAGTGGCAAATCTTTGTGCCATCCACGCCAAACGTGTTACCATCA TGCAAAGGGACATACAGCTTGCAAGGCGTATCGGTGGAAGGCGCTGGTGA
- the LOC120698310 gene encoding histone H3-8-like isoform X1 codes for MARTKHPAVRKSKEQPKKKLQFGRSPHGRATPTGGASTSATPASAAGTGERAAAGAGTAGPQQQKVKKPHRWKPGTVALREIRKFQKSTEMLIPFAPFARLVREITEFYSRGNVTRWTPEAILAIQEAAEFHLIELFEVANLCAIHAKRVTIMQRDIQLARRIGGRRW; via the exons ATGGCTCGCACCAAGCACCCGGCCGTGAGGAAATCGAAGGAGCagcccaagaagaagctccagTTCGGGCGCTCCCCGCACGGGAGGGCGACGCCGACAG GTGGAGCGAGCACATCGGCGACTCCG GCAAGCGCTGCAGGGACCGGGGAGAGAGCGGCGGCTGGAG CAGGTACGGCGGGGCCGCAGCAGCAGAAGGTGAAGAAACCACACCGTTGGAAGCCAGGGACTGTAGCGCTGCGGGAGATCAGGAAGTTCCAGAAATCCACCGAGATGCTTATCCCCTTTGCACCATTTGCCCGTCTG GTGAGGGAGATCACTGAGTTCTACTCAAGGGGGAATGTGACACGCTGGACCCCGGAAGCCATCCTTGCAATACAAGAG GCAGCAGAATTCCACCTGATAGAACTGTTCGAAGTGGCAAATCTTTGTGCCATCCACGCCAAACGTGTTACCATCA TGCAAAGGGACATACAGCTTGCAAGGCGTATCGGTGGAAGGCGCTGGTGA